The sequence CCAGTCCGGCCGCGTCGCCGCCGAGCGGGCCGGTGATGCCCGCATCGGTGAGCGCCTGGTCCACGACGCAGTGCAGCAGGGTGTCGCCCCAGGTGCGGTCCGGGGCGCCCCAGCGTTCGGACACCTCCTTCCTGACGTCCTCGGGGATCAGGCCGGCCGCCCAGCCGCAGGGCAGTCCGCCGAGGTCCATCCGGTCCTCGGCGACCACGCCCGACCGTCCGGCCAGGTTGGCCTCCCAGAAGTCCTCCACCGTCGCACCGATCGGAGTGACCACACCCATCCCGGTGATCACGATGTCCTCGTCCGTCACCGCTCCTCCTCCCGACGTGCGTGGTGGTCGCCCGGGTCGGCGGTGACGCCGCCGAGCACCAGGGCGCCGGCCGAGGCGCTGCTCCGGCCGTGGTCGATCCCGGTGATCAGGGCGGTGCCGGGCCCCGGCACCGGACGGGCCCGCCCGGTCACCAGGTCCGGGCCGCCGAGCCGGGGGTCGGGACGGCGGAGCAGTCCGACCGGTGGCAACTGGCCCCGCCGCAGCGACTCCACCGCGAGCACGGTGTCGATCAGTGCCGAGCACTCCAGGGCGAGACCCAGGGTGCCCTTGCTGCTGGTCACCGGTACGGCGCCGATCTGGGGCAGCACGGCCGAGACCTCCTCCCGGTCGGTGGCCGGCGAGCCCGAGCCGTGCGCCCACCAGTGGTCCGGCCGCGCGCCGGCCCGGCGGAGCGCCGCCCGCACCGCCAGTCCGGTCGCGCTCGCCCGGTCGGCGGCGACGACCGTCTCGCAGGCGAGCAGCCGGGCCAGCGCCCGGGGTGCCGGGGCGTCCGCCGGGGCGGCCCGCTCCAGCAGGACGGCGGCGGCGCCCTGGCCGAGCAGCGGTCCGGCCCGTTCCTCGTCGAACGGGCCGCGTCCGGGGGCGGCCTCGGTGCCGATCGGCTCGTCCCGGTCGAAGGAGTGCAACGCGGTGACGGAGGACGGCGGGGCCACCCCGACCACCAGGACCCGGTCGAGTTCGCCGCTCTCCAGCAGCCGCAGCGCGAGTGCCAGCGAGCCCAGGCCGCCGGCCGCCACCTCGCCGTAGGCGGCGACGTTGGAGCCCCGGAAGCCCGTCGCCATGTTGAC comes from Streptomyces sp. TLI_053 and encodes:
- a CDS encoding beta-ketoacyl synthase N-terminal-like domain-containing protein, producing the protein MSDVIVTGTGVISPAGPGTEPLWSAMAAGRSLFEPAGPLPWPVAAVDRSAVGWPTGKQWVDNRKYANLAAHWAVEAARLALRQAGRDPDAPDAPGRGDPERGGTVMAVGSTGDELGDVMPRLAGMALDDPRPLATLLYEEVPDYSYIRGIPSQLGQFVNMATGFRGSNVAAYGEVAAGGLGSLALALRLLESGELDRVLVVGVAPPSSVTALHSFDRDEPIGTEAAPGRGPFDEERAGPLLGQGAAAVLLERAAPADAPAPRALARLLACETVVAADRASATGLAVRAALRRAGARPDHWWAHGSGSPATDREEVSAVLPQIGAVPVTSSKGTLGLALECSALIDTVLAVESLRRGQLPPVGLLRRPDPRLGGPDLVTGRARPVPGPGTALITGIDHGRSSASAGALVLGGVTADPGDHHARREEER